Proteins co-encoded in one Xiphophorus hellerii strain 12219 chromosome 10, Xiphophorus_hellerii-4.1, whole genome shotgun sequence genomic window:
- the jmjd1cb gene encoding probable JmjC domain-containing histone demethylation protein 2C isoform X2, with the protein MAVEARPELVGKRFLCVSGDESPEIGDIVRLPWRSGVIRAVSNRDSTYSDLTVYVEFDDQEWEKREWVKVYEDFQLFLLEHQLVWAKRKEGAAGGAGAAGLLQGTKAKHVQWPALVFKPLVGKNLLSSVTAVEFLLDRQRDFVSNQSACQPYQDEVDNQNPVLRDNPQLQEEVKGWLKNQKVQEIFMQGPYSLNGYRVRVYRQDSATQWFTGIITHHDLFSRNMVVMNDQVLEPQNVDPSMVQMTFLDDVVHSLLKGENIGITSRRRSRSSQNNSAHSHYTRAQANSPRPIMMSSGPSPKTSQGPLAPQQQSQSQQTQQTVSQSYHSPGGSGREQREQRGGRSSRRKGSDSSVPEEDKDRREETTGRESKAKVKQTANKRRKGEEDEKKAGLKRLKADMTSDLSESSDSENPHKRITHSSCCSSSSSSSSSSSSSSSSSEPNSENELKTRSSDVIKSAISKMEDEEKPVLKGPKMNDTSSFIRCLSPWAELRAAEDIKKSAVKDSGQILTNEEEELEAVTRITQSPLQQASLIPDMVQSGAGENTKNTVKASSPSQTPSLSQLHGNNVIDITDDAQATVHQESSEAVSALLASQKDESVALSPYLPLNPSPVSSPPVPTSPSPPEGCRRAEVDSLMKPPGVTGGSVTLPKSLNGKVEFTPAEVMRPVSSIAETTPLVDKEKTVVSPHQLHHQQQQLHEQQHTQQMQQYTAVPHVVPLSLSEGSSKPPQQQPPLHKTPTPSPDLVKSKVSPSHTSSPVQKSQPPSSSHNQSYPNPNPVEPLKAKPHPGLLDISKPKANTTPEVSKHKVLRYPDSSPSPSARLPIKVDLVEPQRSGFKPVGLRSEAGGVSASSSTKSPLIIDKNETFTVYRDPALVRSDSDNSVTPSNSSNHVAAYLHPHLHPLHPPSPHSPCLTSASHSHGASHLLAPPHSSPLPHPHLLPPGMLPAMHPPPGSLFAGHPRLDSPGGLSHLALPHPAATHQQQFLQGHGGAASLSLFPIIWPYPNGTPPPYPPGLSLPPTAKWVHSENPITVNSEASLRRNTASPWLHQAAGSSTDGLGLLNHIPVRPASADAHRPSAKISTHTNPSMSKTAMDVHKEDVEKKGFVDPVRNLIFAQIKPDQTDRSRTPTGKDVHLHRLYLDPHSKARLTNTQEVLHVADRTIKYKEENRQILKESIEVAPFTAKILRPSDPGLDRDRSKEPAFPVRIPALASSSPKTSHTHPHVIQPEKSSYYTTISNSVVNEPPRLYPSKEQSSYYDKVVGLSVGAAVQSQGSQSLVSYSSKASLSKPPPLIKHQPEGGEGLAGKITEQLSQQATLIPHQHLTSMDRKDRHSPAASNTTSTSSPMSLVSNHHQHQQHQLRAMPSLYRAPVYHPPTQLSLERKETAEREKDRDRDKAGYGGRLSPPTLTPIQPVSLPTAGTKTSAEQQKPPTLVPELRDVKVHGIGAAITSVASAISGDVMTDGWRGRDLIQERGSVFCRDTDVLRGKPQAAMASVIVRPTTSVRYESPVGANKSGATVHREVSMSYPSRLPGECPRLREAAQEAGGGRVIQVNSNMDDVSVPYKATSMQSYQGPVGVSNTNSMCRSPVVFSPAVDVQNKPPKSGYSAEFGNLKPGVGGWLPSLSGEGVDSYSISPGLSLPLTNSAATALLVQSNTSASSPITASNQPNLSSFVHLKKHKAALAAAQSKTNLPAGPASLPTGNTSSIVDPVEKTPSHSSTPPPCTSGVSSGEISNTSCAPGSTTPGTSSPLPNGQSSGSTSLGSAQPSNYHKLKKAWLTRHSEEDKTSTTASSNTKAEKLLTTTTSMCNTTAMSDMIKPCTVNLSASTSSEVDMNKDIGSKGERNLEGKNAGSTGGGGEEKKSSHLSRRAFKRSYDSGSESGGDDSDTSESKMEGRAKRQSKPTYKKKQNDMAKRKGDHEKDDEDVKPNGIFRSAREKTKLKLASSNGIPRSVLKDWRRVKKLKQTGESFLQDDSCSEIGPNLQKCRECRVVRSKKGEEPAHSPVFCRFYYFRRLSFSKNGVIRMDGFSTPDQFDEEALALWVPGPLEDSHLDQTTAKYILSYIGDKFCQMVMTENTAASWIKKDAKLAWKRAVRGVREMCDACEATLFNIHWVCQKCGFVVCLDCYKAKERRSCKDKELYGWLKCVKGQPHDHKHLMPTQIIPGKVLTELVTSIHSLRDKSNIPFKCPCCTKQNVLTKLPATNGVSQVLQNVLNHSNKLSLVKAEPGSQQNPEDRGAKAETNGGHGGGSSPDSDHDSTPVTPPESQSPLHFLADLAEQKSREEKKENKQSVVPGKCVKEEKDGEGVLQQCKNPSLVANSTEQGSTLRDLLTTTAGKLKLGSTDAGIAFAPVYSTAAQTGKDGRTMPNILDDIIASVVENKIPASRQSITTKLSTKQDHMTPSNNSNPSPVGTDDTKAQRKKSATVPAVVLEDSTNQYPDIPHSWLNNRRLLWLKDHRNQNNWKLFRECWKQGQPVLVSGIHKRLNVNLWKADSFNQEFADHQGDLLNCKDQVVSNSGIKEFWDGFEDITKRPKSKDGEAMVYRLKDWPSGEEFMALMPSRYDDLMKNLPLPEYSDPEGSLNLASHLPSFFVRPDLGPRLCCAYGVAASQDQDFGTANLHVEVSDVVSVLVYVGVAKGNGVLSKTGVLKRLEEEDLDEGVRRRLKDSSEVPGALWHIYLNRDMDKVREFLHKLCKEQGIDVCLDQDPIREQSWYLSRKQRQRLLDEHGVQGWTVVQFLGDSVLIPAGAMHQVATQHSHWDISCLQVFVVVIALSLNMETHLSEKLISVDLQSSVCWFHQRKTSETLSAMPGTILMIILVWSRLLDRRLEVLTFGSFNKHG; encoded by the exons GTGTTTAAACCATTGGTTGGGAAGAACCTGTTGTCTTCAGTAACAGCAGTGGAGTTCTTGCTGGACCGTCAGCGGGACTTTGTCTCTAACCAGTCAGCCTGCCAACCATACCAG GATGAGGTGGACAATCAGAACCCAGTGTTAAGAGACAACCCTCAACTCCAAGAAGAAGTGAAAGGGTGGCTTAAAAACCAGAAGGTGCAGGAAATTTTTATGCAAG gacCCTACTCCCTCAATGGCTACCGTGTGCGTGTGTACAGACAAGACTCGGCCACCCAATGGTTCACTGGAATCATTACGCACCATGACCTCTTCAGTAGAAATATGGTTGTTATGAATGACCAG GTGCTAGAGCCTCAGAATGTGGACCCATCCATGGTGCAGATGACCTTTCTGGATGATGTAGTTCACTCGTTGctaaaaggagaaaacatcGGCATCACCTCTAGACGAAGGTCGCGATCGAGCCAGAACAACTCTGCTCAT AGTCATTACACACGAGCCCAGGCCAACAGCCCCCGTCCCATTATGATGTCATCCGGACCCAGCCCTAAGACCTCCCAGGGGCCTCTGGCCCCTCAGCAGCAGAGTCAGTCGCAGCAAACGCAGCAGACGGTCAGCCAGTCGTACCACTCACCAGGCGGCAGCGGGCGAGAGCAGAGAGAGCAGCGCGGCGGCCGCTCCTCCAGGAGGAAAGGCTCTGACAGCAGCGTTCCAGAGGAGGACAAGGACCGGAGAGAGGAAACCACTGGGAGAG AATCTAAGGCCAAGGTAAAGCAGACTGCAAACAAACGCAGGAAAGGTGAAGAAGATGAGAAGAAAGCAGGTCTGAAGAGACTGAAGGCTGACATGACTTCAGATCTGTCAGAGAGCAGTGACTCAGAAAACCCACACAAGAGGATCACCCACTCATcatgctgctcctcctcttcatcatcctcgtcatcttcgtcctcctcctcctcttcctctgagcCTAACTCTGAGAATGAGCTAAAGACTCGCAGCAGTGATGTGATAAAAAGTGCCATTTCCAAAATGGAGGACGAGGAGAAGCCAGTGTTAAAGGGACCCAAAATGAACGATACCTCGTCTTTCATCAGGTGCTTGTCTCCGTGGGCGGAGCTCCGAGCAGCTGAGGACATTAAGAAAAGTGCAGTAAAAGATTCAGGTCAAATTCTGACAAATGAAGAGGAGGAATTGGAGGCAGTGACTCGGATCACCCAGTCTCCACTGCAGCAAGCGTCTCTCATACCTGACATGGTCCAAAGTGGAGCTGGGGAGAACACCAAGAACACTGTAAAAG CATCATCTCCATCCCAGACTCCATCACTGTCCCAGCTCCATGGCAACAACGTGATTGACATTACAGACGACGCTCAGGCCACCGTACACCAGGAGAGCTCGGAGGCGGTCTCGGCGCTGCTTGCCTCCCAGAAAGACGAGTCGGTGGCCCTCTCCCCGTACCTCCCCCTAAACCCCTCCCCCGTCTCCTCACCTCCTGTACCCACATCCCCGTCCCCACCGGAGGGGTGCCGCAGAGCGGAGGTGGACTCACTCATGAAGCCACCGGGAGTTACTGGAGGCAGCGTTACATTGCCCAAAAGTTTAAACGGCAAAGTGGAGTTTACCCCAGCTGAGGTCATGAG GCCGGTCTCATCCATAGCTGAAACTACGCCCCTGGTGGACAAGGAGAAAACTGTTGTTTCTCCTCATCAGCTTCATCAtcagcaacagcagctgcatgagcaacaacacacacaacagaTGCAACAATATACAGCTGTCCCCCATGTAGTTCCTCTTTCTCTATCTGAGGGTTCCAGTAAACCTCCACAGCAGCAACCCCCCCTCCACAAGACCCCCACCCCCTCCCCGGACTTGGTCAAATCCAAAGTGAGCCCCAGCCACACATCCAGTCCTGTTCAGAAATCCCAACCCCCCAGCAGCTCTCACAACCAGTCGTATCCCAACCCGAACCCAGTGGAGCCTCTTAAAGCTAAACCCCACCCAGGCCTCCTGGACATCTCCAAACCCAAAGCAAACACTACTCCTGAGGTCAGTAAGCATAAAGTCCTGAGGTACCCCGACTCCTCCCCATCCCCAAGCGCTCGCTTGCCCATCAAGGTGGACTTAGTGGAACCTCAACGCTCTGGTTTCAAGCCAGTGGGGTTGCGGTCAGAGGCGGGTGGAGTCAGTGCGAGCAGCAGCACAAAGAGTCCGCTGATCATCGACAAGAACGAGACCTTCACTGTTTACAGGGACCCAGCATTAGTTCGCTCAGACTCAGATAACTCTGTCACTCCATCTAACTCCTCCAACCATGTGGCAGCCTATCTGCATCCCCATCTGCACCCCTTGCACCCCCCCTCTCCACACTCCCCTTGCCTAACATCTGCATCCCATTCCCATGGTGCCTCTCATCTCCTCGCCCCTCCTCACTCCTCACCCCTCCCTCATCCACACCTCCTGCCCCCTGGAATGCTCCCAGCTATGCATCCTCCCCCAGGCTCCCTGTTTGCAGGACACCCTCGGCTGGACTCCCCAGGCGGTCTCAGCCACCTTGCCCTTCCTCACCCAGCAGCCACACATCAGCAGCAGTTCTTGCAG GGTCATGGTGGAGCAGCAAGTCTTAGTTTGTTCCCCATCATATGGCCTTACCCTAATGGAACGCCACCTCCATACCCCCCAGGACTCAGCCTCCCACCAACTGCTAAATGGGTGCACTCTGAAAATCCCATCACTGTGAATTCTGAGGCGTCTTTAAGGAGG AACACTGCCAGTCCATGGCTGCATCAGGCTGCTGGTAGTTCCACTGATGGTCTCGGTTTACTGAACCACATTCCAGTCAGGCCAGCCAGCGCTGACGCTCACCGCCCCTCTGCTAAGATCAGCACGCATACCAACCCATCAATGTCAAAGACTGCCATGGATGTTCATAAAGA AGATGTGGAGAAAAAGGGTTTTGTGGATCCCGTCAGGAATTTAATCTTTGCTCAAATAAAACCAGACCAGACAGACAGAAGTCGTACTCCAACAGGAAAAGATGTCCACCTGCACCGCCTTTACCTGGATCCGCACAGCAAAGCCCGCCTGACAAATACACAG GAAGTACTTCATGTTGCAGACCGGACCATTAAATACAAGGAGGAGAATCGTCAAATCCTGAAGGAGAGCATTGAGGTTGCACCTTTCACTGCTAAGATTCTGCGGCCCTCTGACCCCGGGTTGGACAGGGACAGGAGCAAAGAGCCAGCATTCCCTGTCCGGATACCAGCTCTTGCCTCTTCAAGTCCAAAAACCAGCCACACTCACCCCCACGTCATCCAGCCAGAAAAAAGCAGCTATTACACCACAATCTCAAACAGTGTTGTGAATGAGCCTCCAAGGCTGTATCCCTCCAAGGAGCAAAGTTCTTACTATGACAAAGTAGTGGGGCTCAGTGTTGGGGCGGCTGTGCAAAGCCAGGGAAGTCAGTCCTTGGTTAGTTACAGCTCCAAAGCTTCTCTCTCTAAGCCTCCTCCTCTTATAAAGCACCAACCAGAGGGAGGGGAGGGTTTAGCAGGGAAAATTACTGAGCAGCTCAGCCAGCAGGCTACTCTTATCCCTCATCAACATTTGACGAGCATGGACAGGAAGGATCGCCACAGTCCTGCCGCCTCCAATACCACCTCCACGTCGTCCCCCATGTCCTTGGTCTCCAACCATCATCAGCATCAGCAACACCAGCTCAGGGCAATGCCATCTCTGTACCGAGCTCCTGTCTACCATCCACCCACACAGCTGTCTTTGGAGCGCAAAGAGACGGCAGAGCGAGAGAAGGACAGAGATAGGGACAAAGCGGGCTATGGTGGACGTCTGTCACCCCCGACCCTCACACCCATCCAGCCAGTCAGCTTACCAACAGCTGGCaccaaaacatcagcagagcagcagaagcCTCCCACGCTGGTGCCAGAACTCAGGGATGTTAAAGTCCATGGAATCGGTGCTGCCATCACCTCAGTGGCCTCCGCTATCAGTGGGGATGTTATGACAGATGGATGGCGTGGTAGAGATCTGATTCAAGAAAGAGGAAGTGTGTTCTGTAGAGACACAGATGTGTTGAGGGGTAAGCCTCAAGCAGCAATGGCCTCCGTCATTGTACGTCCAACTACGTCAGTTAGGTATGAAAGTCCAGTTGGTGCTAACAAATCTGGTGCTACGGTGCATAGGGAGGTTTCTATGTCCTACCCTTCGAGGCTCCCAGGGGAATGTCCACGTCTGAGGGAGGCTGCTCAAGAAGCTGGAGGAGGCAGAGTTATTCAAGTCAACTCAAACATGGACGACGTTTCTGTTCCGTATAAAGCCACCTCCATGCAAAGCTATCAGGGACCTGTAGGTGTCAGCAATACAAACTCTATGTGCAGGTCCCCTGTTGTGTTCTCACCAGCTGTTGATGTTCAGAATAAACCACCAAAGTCAGGATATTCAGCTGAGTTTGGAAACCTTAAACCTGGTGTTGGAGGCTGGCTGCCCAGCCTCTCAGGAGAAGGTGTTGACTCGTATTCCATATCACCAGGACTGTCTTTGCCTCTGACTAATTCGGCAGCAACAGCCCTACTTGTTCAAAGCAACACCTCAGCTTCTAGTCCCATTACTGCCTCTAACCAGCCTAACTTGTCCTCTTTTGTACATCTCAAAAAGCACAAGGCTGCCTTGGCTGCAGCCCAGTCTAAGACCAACCTCCCTGCTGGTCCTGCATCATTGCCCACTGGAAACACTTCATCAATTGTGGATCCAGTTGAAAAGACACCCAGTCACAGCTCCACCCCTCCACCCTGTACTAGCGGAGTCTCCTCAGGTGAGATTAGTAACACCAGCTGTGCACCTGGTAGCACAACACCAGGCACATCCAGTCCGTTACCTAATGGCCAGTCCTCCGGATCGACCTCGCTGGGTTCAGCACAGCCCAGTAACTACCACAAGCTGAAGAAAGCCTGGTTAACGCGACACTCTGAGGAGGACAAGACTTCTACGACGGCCTCCTCTAACACGAAAGCAGAGAAGCTGCTCACCACCACAACCAGCATGTGCAACACTACAGCCATGTCAGATATGATCAAGCCCTGTACGGTCAATCTCAGTGCCTCCACTTCCAGTGAGGTGGACATGAACAAAGACATTGGAAGCAAAGGTGAACGAAACCTGGAGGGGAAGAATGCTGGATCAACAGGTGGAGgtggagaggaaaagaaatCCAGTCATCTCTCAAGGCGAGCGTTCAAACGTTCTTATGACTCTGGGTCAGAAAGTGGAGGAGACGACTCTGACACCAGTGAAAGCAAGATGGAGGGCAGAGCAAAGCGCCAGTCTAAACCAACCTATAAGAAGAAGCAGAATGACATGGCCAAAAGGAAAGGAGACCATGAGAAGGACGATGAAGATGTGAAGCCCAACGGCATCTTTCGATCAGCTCGTGAGAAAACCAAGCTTAAACTGGCAAGCAGCA ATGGCATCCCTCGTTCTGTGCTGAAAGACTGGAGGAGAGTGAAGAAGCTCAAACAGACAGGGGAGTCCTTTCTGCAGGATGACTCGTGTTCAGAAATTGGACCTAACCTCCAGAAGTGTCGAGAGTGCCGGGTCGTCCGCAgtaaaaagggggaggagccaGCCCATTCCCCCGTCTTCTGCCGGTTCTACTATTTCAGACG GCTTTCCTTCAGCAAAAATGGAGTCATTCGAATGGATGGCTTCTCCACCCCAGACCAGTTTGACGAAGAGGCCCTGGCCTTATGGGTCCCTGGGCCCCTGGAGGACAGCCACTTGGACCAGACCACTGCCAAGTACATCCTCAGCTACATAGGAGATAAGTTCTGTCAGATGGTGATGACTGAAAACACTGCAGCCAGCTGGATCAAGAAGGATG cgAAGCTAGCATGGAAGCGGGCCGTGAGAGGGGTTAGAGAGATGTGTGACGCTTGTGAAGCAACACTCTTTAACATCCACTGGGTCTGCCAGAAATGTGGCTTTGTGGTCTGCCTCGACTGTTACAAAGCCAAGGAGAGAAGGAGTTGCAAAG ATAAAGAGCTGTATGGCTGGTTGAAGTGTGTTAAAGGTCAACCTCATGACCATAAGCATCTCATGCCAACACAGATCATCCCTGGCAAAG TGTTAACAGAGCTGGTGACCTCCATTCACTCCCTGAGAGACAAAAGCAACATCCCGTTTAAATGTCCGTGTTGCACCAAACAGAACGTCCTCACCAAGCTCCCAGCAACTAATGGAGTGTCACAG GTCCTGCAGAACGTGCTGAACCACAGTAACAAGCTGTCTCTGGTGAAGGCTGAGCCCGGCTCCCAGCAGAACCCAGAGGACAGAGGAGCCAAGGCAGAAACCAACGGAGGACATGGGGGGGGCAGCAGTCCTGACAGTGACCATGACAGTACACCTGTCACCCCACCTGAGTCTCAGTCCCCACTTCACTTCCTGGCTGACCTTGCAGAGCAGAAATCCAGGGAGGAAAAGAAAG AAAACAAGCAGTCAGTGGTGCCAGGTAAATGTGTGAAAGAGGAGAAAGACGGGGAAGGGGTCTTGCAGCAGTGTAAAAACCCATCTCTGGTGGCTAACAGCACAGAGCAGGGCTCCACGCTCAGAGACCTGCTCACCACCACTGCAGGAAAGCTCAAGCTGGGTTCTACTGATGCAGGAATTGCCTTTGCACCCGTTTACTCTACTGCTGCACAG ACTGGAAAGGATGGTCGGACCATGCCAAACATCCTGGATGACATCATTGCTTCAGTGGTAGAGAATAAAATCCCTGCCAGCCGCCAGAGCATCACCACCAAGCTGTCAACCAAGCAGGATCACATGACCCCTAGCAACAACAGCAACCCCTCCCCCGTTGGTACGGACGACACCAAAGCACAAAGGAAGAAGTCAGCCACTGTGCCTGCAGTGGTGCTGGAGGATTCCACCAATCAGTACCCAGACATTCCTCACTCGTGGCTAAACAACAGGCGGCTGCTGTGGCTCAAAGATCACCGCAATCAGAACAACTGGAAGCTGTTCAGAGAGTGCTGGAAACAAGGACAG CCTGTTTTGGTGTCGGGGATCCATAAGCGACTGAATGTCAACTTGTGGAAGGCCGACTCCTTTAACCAGGAGTTTGCAGACCACCAGGGAGACCTCCTCAACTGCAAAGACCAGGTGGTGTCCAACTCTGGAATAAAGGAGTTCTGGGATGGATTTGAAGACATTACCA AGCGACCAAAGTCCAAAGACGGTGAAGCCATGGTCTACCGGCTGAAGGACTGGCCGTCTGGGGAGGAGTTCATGGCTCTGATGCCATCAag gtATGACGACCTGATGAAGAACCTTCCTTTGCCAGAGTATTCGGATCCAGAAGGGAGCCTCAACCTCGCCTCACACCTGCCATCTTTTTTTGTCAGGCCTGACCTCGGGCCAAGACTATGTTGTGCATATG GCGTAGCTGCGTCTCAGGATCAAGACTTTGGAACTGCCAACCTCCATGTTGAAGTATCAGATGTGGTTTCTGTCCTGGTTTATGTCGGAGTGGCGAAAGGGAACGGAGTCCTATCCAAAACTG GAGTGTTGAAGCGTCTTGAGGAGGAAGATTTAGACGAGGGCGTTCGAAGGCGGCTGAAGGACTCCAGTGAGGTACCTGGAGCGCTGTGGCACATCTACCTCAACAGAGACATGGACAAAGTCCGGGAATTTCTGCACAAG CTGTGTAAGGAGCAAGGTATAGATGTGTGTCTGGACCAGGAcccaatcagagagcagagcTGGTACCTGAGCAGGAAGCAGCGCCAGCGACTCCTGGATGAGCACGGAGTTCAAGGCTGGACTGTTGTTCAGTTCCTGGGAGACTCGGTCCTCATCCCTGCAGGGGCCATGCACCAGGTAGCCACACAGCACAGCCACTGGGATATTTCCTGTCTTCAAGTCTTTGTTGTAGTGAT CGCTCTTTCCCTCAACATGGAGACACATTTGTCAGAAAAACTCATCAGTGTCGACCTGCAAAGTTCAGTTTGTTGgttccaccaaagaaaaaccaGTGAAACCCTCTCTGCCATGCCAGGCACTATTCTGATGATAATTCTGGTTTGGAGCCGTTTGTTGGATCGAAGGCTGGAAGTTTTAACTTTTGGGTCATTTAACAAACATGGGTGA